Part of the Spiroplasma endosymbiont of Poecilobothrus nobilitatus genome is shown below.
GTCAATGAAGTAAAAAATGAAATTAGATCGACAATTAGTTCATTTGTTAAAACAGAAACAGGAAAAACACCAATTATTTTAGCAATTGTGAATGAAATTTAATTTTATGATATATTTATAGTAGATAAATATTTGAAGCTTTTAAAATGTATGGTCATATTTAAAGTAATTTCTAAATATTTAGAATTTTAGGAGGGCTGCACTATGGAAAAGAAATCTTATGATGATCAGTTATTAAATGATCAGAATGAGAAAACTGCAATCTTAAAAGTCAAAAAAAAGCAGCGTCGTAATGATTCCATCGGGTGAGTAATTGGGGCATTATTAGTGACGTTTTTTACTATTCTTGCCGTAGGGCGAATTACTTTAATTGGGCAATTTATTGATGATGTTTTATTTACATTTGCATTTGGCTGATTTAAGTATTTAATGTATTTTGTATGCTTAGTGCTAGGTTTGACAATTTTTATTGGGGTACGGATTCGATTAAAATCACGGGTAATTTGAATGGTGGTAACCTTTATTATTTTGCCCTGCTGATTGATAAGCATCATTTTGTTAATTTATCAATATGCTAACGGGCAAATGGCGTATTTTGATAAAACTGTTTTTTTAGATGTTGTTAAGAATTATTTGCAACGATGACAAGATGCATCAATTTTTAATCCTAATCCAAACCATCCGATAACATTTGTTGGTTTTAATGGTGCTTGAATTACTTTATATGCTGGAGGTGGTATGGTTGGAAATCTTTTAGCTGGTATTGCTAGTTATACTACAATTTTTGGTTCGTTAATTTTGTGTTTATCATTTTTTTTATTATGAGGAAGTTGAGTCGCAACAGGAACAGCATTTGGAATGTTTTTACCAAAAAATGAACGCCAGCAACAAGGTGTGCGTGTATTACGTTTATCAGCAAATCGATGTCAAAAGCAAAATATTTACCAAAATTTTAATATTCCCGATGAGGAATTATTTTCGGCTCGGCAAGTTATGCATACAACAGAAGCATCAGATATTACAATTCAAATGCCATCATGTACAGCATTACATGACCAACATTTAATTGATGATTTAATTGCCGATGATTTTGTTGGCAATAAAAAAATGAAACAAAATTATGTTCGTTTTGATAATCAAACTAGTTCTACACCAGAATTACGAAAAGAGCCTTTCAATGATTATCATTCAGGGCCTTCACAGTCACCACATTCTTCGCAATTACCACACCGTTCAAGAATGCAATTAACACCGGACCAATATATTCAACCACGTAATCGCCGTAGTAATAATACGCTTAATAAAAAACTTGATGATTTACCAGTGTATGGTTCTTCTTATAGAAAAGATATTAATATTGATGCTGCGCGCGATAAGTTGAATTCAGCAACTGATATCACGCCTTTTGGAAAAATTAATCGAGGTGGTAATTCAACAACTTTAAAGCAAACATCATTTTATGATGAACAATTACCAACGGAAGAATTTAATCCAACTCCATCAGAGCAATTTGAAACAGTTGATATTAATGAAGGAATTTATCATCGACAAAGTAATTCAGAATATCATCATCCATTAGAACCATACCAAGATGAATATTATTCGAATTATGATCCACCATTAATGGAACAACAACATTTTGACGCGCCGTATCAACCACCACACCGTGTTATGAGACCCAAGTCAATTGAAATTAATAAAAAAAATAGTCAAACTGTTTCACCCCGAAATACTTTTAATAATCCACATTACAAATTACTAAATTTAGGTTTATTAAGTACAAAAGAAGATAACCGTCGTAATAATGAACGAAATAAACTTGCTGCGCAAAAGAAGGCAGTGAAAATTAATCAAGTTTTTCAACAATTTAATATTGCTGCTAGTGTACAAGGAATTAATATTGGGCCAACTATTACAAAATTTGAAGTTCAAATGCAACCAGGAGTGAAAGTTAACAAAATTATGCATTTAGAAAATGATTTAAAATATGCTTTAGCAACTCAAAATGTTCGAATTGAAGCCCCAATTCAAGGAAAGTCAGCAGTTGGGATTGAAATTGCTAATGAAATTAGCAATAAAGTAACATTACGTGAAATTATGGAACGGTTACCATTAGAAAAACAAGATCGTAAATTATTAGTTGGCATTGGCCGTAGTGTGAACGAAGAAATTATTTTTGTTGAATTAGATAAAATGCCACATTTATTAGTTGCTGGTTCAACAGGTAGTGGAAAATCTGTTTGTATTAACACCATTTTATCATCGCTAATATTACGAACAAAACCATCGGAAGTTAAATTATTATTAATTGACCCAAAACAGGTTGAACTAGCTGTTTATAATAATTTACCCCATTTATTAGCGCCAGTTATTACAGATACTAAATTAGCAAATTCTGCCTTAAAAAAAATAATTGCTGAAATGGAACGTCGTTATAGTATGCTATCAGAACGTGGAGTCCGTAATATTGAATCGTTTAATAAAAAAGTTACAGAAAAAGATCGCTTACCTTATATTGTTGTTATAATTGATGAATTAGCTGACTTAATGATGACAGCTGGAAAAGATATTGAAGATTCAATTATGCGAATTACGCAATTAGCTCGTGCTGCTGGAATTCATATGGTGATTGCAACACAACGACCATCAACAGATGTTATTACCGGGGTAATTAAAACAAATATTCCATCGCGAATTTCCTTTTCAGTTACCTCAGCAATTGACTCTCGCACAATTTTAGACCAAGGTGGGGCCGAAAAACTAATTGGGTATGGTGATATGTTATATGCTCCTGCCGGGCAAAATATTCCAACCCGTGCGCAAGGAGCTTTTATTTCTGATGATGAAATTAAACGATTAGTTGAATTTTGTCGTGCTCAACAAGAACCTGATTATGATGAAGAGTTTTTAAATATTGAAATAAATAGTGAAACAGGAAGTAGCAATGAAAACGATAATATTGATTCATTGTATCAAGAAATTAAATGTTTTGTGATTTTAAATCAAAAAGCTTCGACATCTTTAATTCAACGAAAATTCTCAATTGGATATAATCGTGCTAGTCGTTTAATTGATGCTTTAGAAGAAAATGGGATTATTGGTCCACAAAATGGAGCAAAACCACGTGATGTCTATGTTCAAAATATTGACTTAGATGATAATCCTTTTAATGATGGCGGTTATTAATAGAGCGCAGATAATTTACAAAAAAACAATGATTTATTGTTTATTTATAATTTTTATATATAATTAATGGTATAATTGGAAAGATAAAATTTCAATTAATATTTTTAAATATTAAGTATATAATTAAAATATTATGTAAAAAACATTAAGGATGAGAAGAAATGGCAAAAAAAACAAAAAAAATAAATGCAAAGTTAAAGAAACTAAATGATATTTCATTAAAATTAACTGATGTTGAATTTCGCTATCGGGAAAATCATCCTAATGCTGTTGATGGAGTTAGTTTTGAAATTAACCATGGGGAATATGTTACAATAATTGGACATAATGGTAGTGGAAAATCAACAATTAGTAAAATTATTATTGGTGTTTTACGCCCACAAAAAGGGAAAATTAAAGTTTTTGGTAATGAAGTTCATTCATCAACAATTACGGGAATTCGAAAATTTTTAGGAATTGTGTTCCAAAATCCAGATAATCAATTTATTGGATCAACAGTTCGTGATGATATTGCATTTGGGCTTGAAAATCGCCAAATTCCGCAAAAAGAAATGCAAGCAATTATTGATAAAGCTGCTGCAAAAGTTGGTATGAATAATTTTCTTGACCATGAACCACTAATGCTATCGGGAGGCCAAAAACAACGGGTTGCAATTGCTTCAGCACTAGCATTATCACCAGATATTATTATTTTTGATGAGGCCACAAGTATGTTAGATCCAAAAGGACGAAAAGAAATTAAACAAATTATGGTGGATTTAAAAGAATCACGCGAAAAAACAATTATTTCAATTACGCATGATATGGATGAAATTTTAAATGCTGATAAAGTGATTGTTATGAATAAAGGCCAAATGGTTAAATGTGGGAAACCACATGAAGTTTTGTATGATGAAGAGTTTTTAAAATCAATTCATTTAGATGTTCCTTTTGTTTCAAAAGTCGTTGATAGTTTACGCTTAAATGGTTTAAAAGTGAAAAATACACTAGATCTTATAGAGTTGGTGGATGAGAT
Proteins encoded:
- a CDS encoding DNA translocase FtsK — translated: MEKKSYDDQLLNDQNEKTAILKVKKKQRRNDSIGWVIGALLVTFFTILAVGRITLIGQFIDDVLFTFAFGWFKYLMYFVCLVLGLTIFIGVRIRLKSRVIWMVVTFIILPCWLISIILLIYQYANGQMAYFDKTVFLDVVKNYLQRWQDASIFNPNPNHPITFVGFNGAWITLYAGGGMVGNLLAGIASYTTIFGSLILCLSFFLLWGSWVATGTAFGMFLPKNERQQQGVRVLRLSANRCQKQNIYQNFNIPDEELFSARQVMHTTEASDITIQMPSCTALHDQHLIDDLIADDFVGNKKMKQNYVRFDNQTSSTPELRKEPFNDYHSGPSQSPHSSQLPHRSRMQLTPDQYIQPRNRRSNNTLNKKLDDLPVYGSSYRKDINIDAARDKLNSATDITPFGKINRGGNSTTLKQTSFYDEQLPTEEFNPTPSEQFETVDINEGIYHRQSNSEYHHPLEPYQDEYYSNYDPPLMEQQHFDAPYQPPHRVMRPKSIEINKKNSQTVSPRNTFNNPHYKLLNLGLLSTKEDNRRNNERNKLAAQKKAVKINQVFQQFNIAASVQGINIGPTITKFEVQMQPGVKVNKIMHLENDLKYALATQNVRIEAPIQGKSAVGIEIANEISNKVTLREIMERLPLEKQDRKLLVGIGRSVNEEIIFVELDKMPHLLVAGSTGSGKSVCINTILSSLILRTKPSEVKLLLIDPKQVELAVYNNLPHLLAPVITDTKLANSALKKIIAEMERRYSMLSERGVRNIESFNKKVTEKDRLPYIVVIIDELADLMMTAGKDIEDSIMRITQLARAAGIHMVIATQRPSTDVITGVIKTNIPSRISFSVTSAIDSRTILDQGGAEKLIGYGDMLYAPAGQNIPTRAQGAFISDDEIKRLVEFCRAQQEPDYDEEFLNIEINSETGSSNENDNIDSLYQEIKCFVILNQKASTSLIQRKFSIGYNRASRLIDALEENGIIGPQNGAKPRDVYVQNIDLDDNPFNDGGY
- a CDS encoding energy-coupling factor transporter ATPase, which translates into the protein MAKKTKKINAKLKKLNDISLKLTDVEFRYRENHPNAVDGVSFEINHGEYVTIIGHNGSGKSTISKIIIGVLRPQKGKIKVFGNEVHSSTITGIRKFLGIVFQNPDNQFIGSTVRDDIAFGLENRQIPQKEMQAIIDKAAAKVGMNNFLDHEPLMLSGGQKQRVAIASALALSPDIIIFDEATSMLDPKGRKEIKQIMVDLKESREKTIISITHDMDEILNADKVIVMNKGQMVKCGKPHEVLYDEEFLKSIHLDVPFVSKVVDSLRLNGLKVKNTLDLIELVDEICQK